One window of the Melanotaenia boesemani isolate fMelBoe1 chromosome 14, fMelBoe1.pri, whole genome shotgun sequence genome contains the following:
- the LOC121653566 gene encoding phosphatidylinositol 4,5-bisphosphate 3-kinase catalytic subunit alpha isoform-like has translation MPPRPSSGELWGIHLMPPRILVDCLLPNGMILTLECLREATLITIKHELFKEARKYPLHHLLQEETSYIFVSVTQEAEREEFYDETRRLCDLRLFQPFLKVIEPVGNREEKILNREIGFAIGMPVCEFDLVKDSEVQDFRRNILNVCKDSVELRDASGPHSRALYVYPPNVESTQELPKHIYSKLDKGQIIVVIWVIVSPNNDKQKYTLKINHDCVPEQVIAEAIRKKTRSMLLSPEQLKMCVQEYQGKYILKVCGCDEYLLEKYPISQYKYIRSCIMLGRMPNLMLMAKDSLYSQLPTDNFVMPSYSRRISTATSYMNGEAASKSLWTINGTLRIRILCATYVNVNIRDIDKIYVRTGIYHGGEQMCDNVNTQRVPCSNPRWNEWLTYDMYIPDIPRAARLCLSICSVKGRKGAKEEHCPLAWGNINLFDYTHTLVANKMALNLWPVPHGLEDLLNPIGVTGSNPNKETPCLELEFDHFSSPVKYPDMNTVEDHANWIISRELGFNFNLSGQSNRVARDHALTESDTEQLRQLSNRDPLSEITEQEKDFLWRHRHYCMNIPEILPKILLAVKWNSKDEVAQMYCLLKEWPSIRPEQAMELLDCNYPDPMVRHFAVRCLDKYLTDDKLSQYLIQLVQVLKYEQYLDNPLVRFLLKKALTNQRIGHFFFWHLKSEMHNKTVSQRFGLLLESYCRACGMYLKHLSRQVEAMEKLINLTDILKQEKKDETQKVQMRFLVEQMKRPDYMDALQNFTSPLNPAHQLGNLRFDECRIMSSAKRPLWLNWENPDIMSELLFQNNEIIFKNGDDLRQDMLTLQIIKIMENIWQNQGLDLRMLPYGCLSLGDCVGLIEVVRSSHTIMQIQCKGGLKGALQFNSNTLHQWLKDKNKGEMYDMAVDLFTRSCAGYCVATFILGIGDRHNSNIMVKDDGQLFHIDFGHFLDHKKKKFGYKRERVPFVLTQDFLIVISKGSPECTKTKEFERFQEMCYKAYLAIRQHANLFINLFSMMLGSGMPELQSFDDIAYIRKTLALEKSEQEALDYFMKQMNDAHHGGWTTKMDWIFHTIRQHALN, from the exons ATGCCACCCAGGCCATCATCAGGGGAACTATGGGGCATCCACTTGATGCCTCCCAG GATCCTGGTGGACTGCCTGCTGCCCAATGGGATGATTCTGACCCTTGAGTGTCTCCGTGAGGCCACGCTTATTACCATCAAACATGAGCTGTTCAAGGAGGCCAGAAAatatcctcttcatcacctctTACAGGAGGAGACATCCTACATCTTTGTCAGTGTTACACAG GAAGCTGAACGAGAGGAATTTTATGATGAGACCCGCAGACTTTGTGACCTCCGACTCTTCCAACCTTTCCTCAAAGTTATTGAACCAGTCGGCAATAGAGAGGAAAAGATCCTCAACAGAGAGATAG GTTTTGCCATTGGTATGCCTGTGTGTGAGTTTGATCTTGTGAAAGATTCTGAGGTTCAGGATTTCAGGAGAAACATCTTAAATGTCTGTAAAGACTCAGTGGAGTTGAGAGATGCCAGTGGACCCCACAGCAGAGCGCTGTATGTTTACCCACCCAATGTGGAATCGACACAAGAACTTCCCAAACACATCTATAGCAAACTTGACAAAG GTCAGATTATTGTTGTAATATGGGTGATTGTTTCCCCAAACAATGACAAGCAAAAGTATACACTGAAGATTAACCACGACTGTGTGCCTGAACAG GTAATTGCAGAGGCCATTCGTAAGAAGACACGCAGCATGCTACTTTCCCCTGAGCAGCTGAAGATGTGTGTTCAGGAATATCAGGGTAAATACATCCTCAAGGTTTGTGGCTGTGATGAATACCTGCTGGAGAAGTACCCCATCAGCCAGTATAAG TATATCCGTAGTTGCATCATGCTGGGCAGGATGCCTAACCTGATGCTAATGGCTAAAGACAGCCTGTACTCACAGTTGCCTACAGATAACTTTGTCATGCCATCATACTCTCGACGCATCTCTACGGCAACGTCATATATGAACGGCGAGGCAGCTTCCAAGTCGCTATGGACCATCAATGGGACTCTACGAATACGAATTCTTTGTGCCACATATGTTAACGTGAATATACGAGACATAGACAAG ATATATGTGAGGACGGGCATTTACCATGGAGGGGAACAAATGTGTGATAATGTCAACACACAGCGAGTACCCTGCTCTAATCCCAG ATGGAATGAGTGGCTCACCTATGACATGTACATCCCAGACATCCCCCGCGCTGCAAGACTCTGCCTCTCAATCTGCTCTGTCAAAGGCAGAAAGGGAGCCAAAGAG gagcACTGTCCGCTTGCCTGGGGTAACATCAACCTGTTTGATTACACCCACACTTTGGTGGCTAACAAGATGGCGCTGAACCTGTGGCCCGTCCCTCATGGCCTTGAAGACCTCCTAAACCCCATTGGGGTCACTGGATCCAACCCCAATAAA GAAACGCCATGTCTGGAGTTGGAGTTTGACCATTTTAGCAGTCCTGTCAAATATCCAGATATGAATACAGTAGAAGATCATGCAAACTGGATCATCTCCAGGGAACTGGGGTTTAACTTCAACCTCTCGGGACAG aGTAATCGTGTGGCCAGAGATCACGCTCTGACAGAGAGTGACACTGAACAGCTGAGACAGCTGAGTAACAGGGACCCTCTGTCAGAAATCACTGAACAGGAGAAAGACTTCCTCTGGAGACACAG GCACTACTGCATGAACATCCCAGAGATCCTTCCCAAGATCCTTCTTGCTGTTAAATGGAACTCCAAAGATGAAGTAGCACAG ATGTACTGTCTGTTGAAGGAATGGCCGTCTATCCGTCCCGAGCAGGCCATGGAGCTGCTGGACTGTAACTATCCCGACCCCATGGTCAGGCATTTTGCTGTACGCTGCCTCGACAAATACTTGACTGATGATAAATTGTCCCAGTATCTGATCCAGCTTGTACAG GTGTTAAAATATGAGCAGTATCTTGACAATCCACTGGTCCGTTTTCTCCTCAAGAAGGCTCTGACCAATCAAAGGATAGGACATTTTTTCTTCTGGCATCTCAA GTCAGAAATGCACAACAAAACTGTGAGCCAGAGGTTTGGACTGCTTTTAGAGTCTTACTGCAGGGCTTGTGGCATGTACCTCAAACACCTGAGTAGGCAGGTAGAGGCCATGGAGAAGCTCATCAACCTCACTGACATCctcaaacaggaaaagaaagatgagacacaaaAG GTCCAGATGCGGTTTCTTGTGGAACAGATGAAAAGACCCGACTACATGGATGCTCTGCAGAACTTTACCTCTCCTCTCAACCCAGCACATCAGCTTGGAAACCTGAG GTTTGATGAATGCAGGATCATGTCATCAGCAAAAAGGCCATTGTGGCTAAACTGGGAGAATCCCGACATCATGTCAGAGCTTCTTTTTCAGAACAATGAAATTATCTTCAAAAATGGAGATG ACTTGCGCCAGGACATGTTGACGTTGCAGATTATTAAAATCATGGAGAACATTTGGCAGAATCAGGGACTGGATCTTCG gatGTTGCCTTATGGCTGTCTGTCATTAGGCGACTGTGTAGGTCTCATTGAGGTGGTCCGCAGCTCTCACACCATCATGCAGATTCAGTGTAAAGGAGGCTTGAAAGGAGCCCTGCAGTTCAACTCCAACACGCTACATCAGTGGCTGaaggacaaaaacaaaggagAGAT GTATGACATGGCTGTGGATCTGTTCACGAGGTCTTGTGCTGGCTACTGTGTAGCTACATTTATCCTGGGGATTGGAGACAGGCACAACAGCAATATTATGGTCAAAGATGATGGACAG TTGTTTCATATAGATTTTGGACATTTCCTGGAtcataagaagaaaaaatttgGCTACAAGAGAGAGCGAGTGCCCTTCGTACTTACCCAAGACTTCCTCATTGTCATCAGCAAAGGATCACCAGAATGCACAAAGACCAAAGAGTTTGAAAG GTTCCAGGAGATGTGCTACAAAGCTTACTTGGCCATCCGACAACACGCCAACCTCTTCATCAACCTGTTCTCCATGATGCTGGGCTCCGGCATGCCTGAACTGCAATCATTTGATGATATTGCTTACATCAGAAAGACACTAGCCCTGGAGAAAAGCGAGCAG GAGGCTTTGGACTATTTTATGAAACAGATGAATGACGCTCACCATGGAGGGTGGACCACCAAGATGGACTGGATATTCCATACAATTAGACAACATGCACTGAACTGA